In Methanobrevibacter sp. TMH8, a single genomic region encodes these proteins:
- the hisE gene encoding phosphoribosyl-ATP diphosphatase — MNNNANNEDIIKKVYETLESRRDIPIDSYTSNMMKNSTKLAEDKILEKIGEETAEVLIASKNNENLVHESADLIFHILLLLVYKKISLDELLDEFERRNNK, encoded by the coding sequence ATGAATAACAATGCTAACAATGAAGACATTATTAAAAAAGTCTATGAAACATTAGAAAGTCGAAGAGATATCCCTATTGATTCATATACTTCAAATATGATGAAAAACAGTACGAAATTAGCTGAAGATAAAATTCTTGAAAAAATAGGTGAAGAAACCGCTGAAGTATTAATAGCTTCAAAAAATAATGAAAATCTCGTTCATGAATCAGCAGATTTGATTTTTCATATACTTCTTTTATTAGTTTACAAAAAAATCAGTTTAGATGAACTTTTAGACGAATTTGAAAGAAGAAATAATAAGTAA
- a CDS encoding ABC transporter permease translates to MINLLKTEHKKYKNSYITTLGLLGMISPLIIIAIGTFIVREDLIIQGIYTWHSFFGRVISFFMMLIGPLITAFISINSIYYEYRSHTMENLLNSPNSRLKIILSKMSYVSLLVLGLYACVAITNIICAYLLGFTITSTEIIDYSSYIMLAGVTNIVIIPLMMWLTLIFKDFIPPMIIAIAGIIPNLAAFHWDKCYLSPFAVPEVIVLGIAGILPETSLVYPLITIITYFIAFLTILILYFKYSNNY, encoded by the coding sequence ATGATAAATTTATTAAAAACTGAACATAAAAAGTACAAAAATAGTTATATAACTACATTAGGACTTTTAGGTATGATTTCACCACTTATCATAATAGCTATTGGAACATTTATTGTTAGAGAAGACTTAATAATTCAGGGAATTTATACATGGCATTCCTTTTTTGGAAGAGTTATTTCATTTTTCATGATGTTGATTGGACCACTGATTACTGCATTTATTTCAATAAATTCAATATATTATGAATATAGATCTCACACAATGGAAAATTTATTAAATTCACCAAATTCGAGGTTAAAAATCATACTTTCCAAGATGAGTTATGTATCTCTATTAGTTCTAGGTTTATATGCATGTGTGGCAATAACTAATATTATATGTGCTTATTTACTAGGATTTACAATAACTAGTACAGAAATAATAGATTATAGTAGCTACATCATGTTAGCAGGAGTAACAAACATTGTAATTATACCATTAATGATGTGGTTAACTTTAATTTTTAAAGATTTCATTCCTCCAATGATAATAGCTATTGCCGGAATAATACCAAATTTAGCAGCATTTCATTGGGATAAATGTTATTTATCTCCCTTTGCTGTTCCAGAAGTTATTGTATTAGGAATAGCAGGAATTTTACCAGAAACAAGTTTAGTTTATCCATTAATAACGATAATAACATATTTTATAGCTTTTTTAACGATTTTAATATTATATTTTAAATATTCAAATAATTATTAA
- a CDS encoding zinc ribbon domain-containing protein yields MVYCRYCGAQNRDGDFRCSNCGKPLSLMPNEPNHNTNFSSDNNQNLRNNDYRDNPNNRHTIKDKYLERNHNSQNNQNYRQENQNSNFNQNYQSQPKNQYYQDQQRKQKQEYNSYQDQQHRENQYDQYNQQQYQESYQNPQNYQNLENSNNLNNYEFNQEYQQNYVNKHKNINKSAVEWDVVIATALMVIILSAILQRIFPFFAIFIALLIGLAYILVATKSKASLIKSIPLAVLAILAISAYFSL; encoded by the coding sequence ATGGTATATTGCAGATATTGTGGTGCTCAAAATAGAGATGGGGATTTTAGATGTTCCAATTGTGGCAAACCATTAAGTTTAATGCCGAATGAGCCAAACCATAATACAAACTTCTCTTCAGATAATAATCAAAACTTAAGAAATAATGATTATAGGGATAATCCTAATAATCGTCATACTATTAAGGATAAATATTTAGAAAGAAATCATAATAGTCAAAACAATCAGAATTATAGACAAGAAAATCAAAATAGCAATTTTAATCAAAATTATCAGAGTCAACCAAAAAATCAATATTATCAAGATCAACAAAGAAAACAAAAACAAGAATATAATAGTTATCAAGATCAACAGCACCGTGAAAATCAATATGATCAATATAATCAACAGCAATATCAAGAAAGTTACCAAAATCCTCAAAATTATCAAAATCTAGAAAATTCTAATAATTTAAATAATTATGAATTTAATCAAGAATATCAGCAAAATTATGTAAATAAACATAAAAATATTAATAAATCGGCTGTTGAATGGGATGTTGTAATAGCTACTGCTTTAATGGTGATTATTTTATCAGCTATACTTCAAAGAATCTTTCCTTTCTTTGCTATTTTCATAGCATTACTTATAGGTCTAGCATACATTTTAGTAGCTACTAAATCAAAAGCAAGTCTTATAAAATCAATACCTCTTGCGGTTTTAGCTATTTTAGCTATTTCTGCTTATTTTAGTCTTTAA
- a CDS encoding winged helix-turn-helix domain-containing protein, with translation MKRLLWYIIAGTRGGVNRAKIINFLNERPYNANQLSKLLNLDYKTITHHLKVLEDNKIIISGEEKYGNLYFLTEKMENNYKDFLEIWKNIER, from the coding sequence ATGAAAAGATTATTGTGGTATATTATTGCAGGAACACGGGGAGGAGTAAATAGGGCGAAAATTATTAATTTTCTAAATGAAAGACCCTATAATGCAAATCAGCTGTCAAAACTACTTAATCTAGATTACAAAACAATAACACATCATTTAAAAGTTTTAGAAGATAATAAAATAATCATTTCTGGTGAGGAAAAATATGGAAATTTATATTTTCTTACAGAAAAAATGGAAAACAATTATAAAGACTTTTTAGAAATTTGGAAAAATATCGAAAGATAA
- a CDS encoding ATP-binding cassette domain-containing protein, whose amino-acid sequence MKYAIESKSLTKKYGDFTAVDSLEIKVPEGKVYGFLGRNGSGKTTTIRMIMGLIKPDLGKVKIFGKEVNRNDISYLKDIGAIIETPGFYNNLSGYENLEITCELFNTDKKSIEKSLDIVGLSKVDNQNVGTFSLGMKQRLGIANALIHSPKILILDEPTNGLDPMGIIEMRGLIKNLSKTRGITILVSSHLLSEIQLIADYVGIIDNGRLIMEGHIDSIDIDQQNYLILETSNNKKAEKILNSLNFEFEKKNDSLKIYCEYNHNSMINKKMIENNLEVYNLKSHLKTLEERFLGIADNHLTKKGD is encoded by the coding sequence TTGAAATATGCTATTGAAAGTAAAAGTCTCACTAAAAAATATGGAGATTTTACTGCAGTAGATAGTTTAGAAATTAAAGTTCCAGAAGGTAAAGTTTATGGATTTTTAGGAAGAAATGGTTCTGGAAAAACAACAACAATTAGAATGATTATGGGTTTGATAAAGCCAGATCTTGGAAAAGTGAAAATATTTGGAAAAGAGGTTAATAGAAATGATATTAGTTATTTGAAAGATATTGGAGCTATAATAGAAACTCCGGGATTTTATAATAATCTTTCTGGATATGAAAATCTTGAAATAACCTGTGAATTATTCAATACAGATAAAAAATCAATAGAGAAATCATTAGATATTGTAGGATTATCAAAAGTAGACAATCAAAATGTTGGAACATTTTCACTAGGTATGAAACAAAGATTAGGAATAGCTAATGCACTAATACATTCCCCTAAGATTTTAATTCTTGATGAACCTACAAATGGATTAGATCCCATGGGAATTATTGAAATGAGAGGATTAATAAAAAATCTTTCAAAAACGAGAGGAATTACAATACTTGTTTCAAGTCATTTATTAAGTGAAATACAATTAATAGCAGATTATGTTGGAATAATAGATAATGGAAGATTAATAATGGAAGGACATATTGATTCTATAGATATTGACCAACAAAATTACCTAATTTTAGAAACTAGCAATAATAAAAAAGCTGAAAAAATTTTAAATAGTTTAAATTTTGAATTTGAGAAAAAAAATGATTCTTTAAAGATTTATTGTGAATATAATCACAATTCAATGATCAATAAAAAGATGATTGAAAATAATTTAGAAGTGTATAATTTAAAATCTCATTTAAAAACATTAGAAGAGAGATTTTTAGGAATAGCTGATAATCATCTCACAAAAAAAGGTGACTAG
- a CDS encoding right-handed parallel beta-helix repeat-containing protein has product MINNRHVIVIFFILVVFSSLNSLSAASVNIESNDWSNNEISDFFNGNIVRGFNISDFDTVIFNEGTYSNISFVIKNSVNIITQGIVNFVGNSQTTAITIDNTNNVNITGINFNNYSTAIKFNNSNNSKVSNNNISASINNTTGIEYNNSKNATVENNTLKSSGSYNSYSNGIYFNNSNGDISNNEISGYGQGIVLSNSNNSNINKNEISKNTGTGISVGNSNNISIKENNITKNGRNPGSSANGDGIAISKSSNVNVSKNNISENLVYGIVYGSSHNVNIEENNINKNDYYGIYITNSTNNKINKNNITNSGGGGIWLSEQFGTNKNNTIISNNISNSANSGIYLQNTHNTLIKNNILNNNGYAGIYTSGGTNEDINITQNNIIGNVVGILLRNSANISGNEILDNSEKGIYLYGKITGSNISSNNIVRNGVGIGLYAIDEINNIDISYNRIYNNIKPMTVSGNVYNNTANLNWWGTNSPITNYNGFLIDTWYVLQLSANDYNTITNATKNFTDQNVNLSFKLTTNKPVDNDQTKLPYFEVNITLPNGTVVSGDIRNNFVNILINSTNGNFILRSIADAEDIALNINMGKTLIPDEELPEEPSDLDPTKPPKDPDSSNSNGTNNSSTINKTNAKMQNTGIPVLILLIVLISTIGISLKRRNK; this is encoded by the coding sequence TTGATTAATAATAGGCACGTTATAGTAATATTCTTTATTTTAGTTGTATTTTCAAGTCTTAACTCATTATCAGCCGCTAGTGTTAATATTGAGAGTAATGACTGGAGTAATAACGAAATTTCAGATTTTTTTAATGGAAATATAGTTCGAGGATTTAATATATCAGACTTTGATACTGTAATATTTAATGAAGGAACTTATTCTAATATTAGTTTTGTTATAAAAAATTCAGTCAATATAATTACACAAGGAATTGTAAATTTTGTTGGAAATTCACAAACAACTGCAATTACAATTGATAATACGAATAATGTTAATATTACAGGAATTAACTTCAATAACTACTCAACTGCTATTAAATTCAATAATTCCAATAATTCCAAAGTTTCTAATAACAATATATCAGCTAGTATCAATAATACTACTGGAATAGAATACAACAATTCTAAAAACGCAACCGTTGAAAATAATACTTTAAAATCATCTGGAAGCTATAATTCTTATTCAAATGGAATATATTTCAATAATAGTAATGGTGATATAAGTAACAACGAAATTTCAGGGTATGGACAAGGGATTGTTTTATCTAATTCGAATAATTCCAATATAAATAAAAATGAGATTTCTAAAAATACCGGTACTGGGATTTCTGTAGGAAATTCAAACAATATATCTATTAAAGAAAATAATATTACTAAAAATGGAAGAAATCCAGGATCTTCTGCTAATGGCGATGGTATTGCTATTTCAAAATCTTCTAATGTGAATGTTTCAAAAAATAATATTAGTGAAAATTTAGTTTATGGTATAGTTTATGGTAGTTCTCATAATGTTAATATTGAGGAAAATAACATAAATAAAAATGACTATTATGGCATATATATAACTAATTCAACTAACAATAAGATTAATAAAAACAATATCACAAACTCTGGAGGAGGAGGAATTTGGCTTTCTGAACAATTTGGAACCAATAAAAATAATACAATCATATCCAATAACATTTCCAATTCCGCCAACAGTGGAATATATCTACAAAATACTCACAACACACTCATTAAAAATAACATCTTAAACAACAATGGTTATGCAGGTATCTATACTAGTGGTGGAACTAATGAAGATATAAATATAACCCAAAATAATATAATTGGTAATGTAGTAGGAATTTTATTAAGAAATTCTGCCAATATTTCAGGAAATGAAATATTAGACAATTCTGAAAAAGGAATATATTTATATGGTAAAATAACTGGTAGTAATATTAGCAGCAATAATATTGTTAGAAATGGTGTAGGTATTGGATTATATGCTATTGATGAAATTAATAACATTGATATCAGTTATAATAGGATTTATAACAACATAAAACCGATGACTGTTTCAGGAAATGTATATAATAACACAGCGAATCTTAATTGGTGGGGAACTAATTCTCCAATAACTAATTATAATGGATTTTTAATAGATACTTGGTATGTTCTTCAATTATCTGCAAATGATTACAATACAATAACAAATGCAACTAAAAATTTCACTGATCAAAATGTTAATTTATCTTTTAAATTGACTACTAATAAGCCAGTGGACAATGATCAAACAAAATTACCTTATTTTGAAGTTAATATTACATTACCTAATGGAACCGTTGTAAGCGGAGATATAAGAAATAATTTTGTTAATATATTAATAAATTCTACAAATGGCAACTTTATTCTTAGATCAATCGCCGATGCTGAAGATATAGCTTTAAATATAAACATGGGAAAGACTTTAATACCTGATGAAGAGTTACCTGAAGAGCCAAGTGATTTAGACCCAACTAAACCACCAAAAGATCCAGATTCTTCTAATTCAAATGGAACAAATAATTCTAGTACTATCAACAAAACTAATGCAAAAATGCAAAATACTGGAATTCCCGTGTTAATATTACTAATAGTATTAATATCCACAATAGGAATAAGTTTAAAAAGAAGAAATAAATAA
- a CDS encoding radical SAM protein, with translation MNYIDKIKNFENLELIAKAEKINKKEGYNTITLERAIFLSWWCDKGDCSFCYMSTQKNKIKDPKKAKRRIPAILAEAELCKRLGWNIEFLSGGYDSFETEEIKSIANDIYKITEEGVWLNIGITDDLEEYGEEIIGVTGAVETSNPELHDKICPSKSLTDIGNMLDKAKDLGFKRAITIILGLGETPDDIMYLIHYIKDHDIDRIIFYSLNPHEGTEFENSSQPASLYYAGVVATIRLTFPKIEIICGTWTDNLANIGPLILSGANGITKFPLFKMFGTKYGKRVEEEVHWTGRELKGTFTNEKQLGSLTSTFNSELDSYIKRYINEALANKFK, from the coding sequence ATGAATTATATAGATAAAATAAAAAACTTTGAAAACTTAGAGTTAATAGCTAAAGCTGAAAAAATAAATAAAAAAGAAGGTTATAATACCATAACCCTAGAAAGAGCTATATTTTTATCTTGGTGGTGTGATAAAGGAGATTGTAGCTTTTGCTATATGAGCACTCAAAAAAACAAAATAAAAGATCCTAAAAAAGCTAAAAGAAGAATTCCTGCAATATTAGCTGAAGCTGAACTGTGTAAACGTCTTGGTTGGAACATTGAATTTTTATCTGGAGGCTATGATTCATTTGAAACAGAAGAAATAAAATCAATAGCTAATGACATATATAAAATAACTGAAGAAGGAGTATGGTTAAATATAGGAATAACAGATGATTTAGAAGAATATGGTGAAGAAATAATTGGAGTAACAGGAGCTGTTGAAACATCCAATCCTGAATTACATGATAAAATATGTCCTAGTAAATCATTAACAGATATAGGAAACATGTTAGATAAAGCTAAAGATCTTGGATTTAAAAGAGCTATTACAATCATATTAGGATTAGGAGAAACTCCAGATGACATAATGTATTTAATTCACTATATAAAAGATCATGATATAGATAGAATAATATTCTACTCATTAAACCCACATGAAGGAACTGAATTTGAAAATTCATCCCAACCAGCTTCATTATATTATGCAGGAGTTGTAGCAACAATAAGACTTACTTTCCCAAAAATTGAAATTATTTGTGGAACATGGACTGATAATTTAGCTAATATAGGTCCATTAATCCTTTCTGGAGCTAATGGAATAACAAAATTCCCTTTATTTAAAATGTTTGGGACAAAGTATGGGAAAAGAGTTGAAGAAGAAGTTCATTGGACAGGTAGAGAATTGAAAGGTACATTTACCAATGAAAAACAGTTAGGATCCCTTACCAGTACATTTAACTCAGAATTAGATAGTTATATAAAAAGATACATCAATGAAGCATTAGCTAATAAATTTAAATAG
- the hjc gene encoding Holliday junction resolvase Hjc: MPKKGSAEERDLVHKLWDKNFAAMRAPASGGATKRPLPDVLAGNGKVYLAIEVKTTTKEKIYIDSPQIDALCEFSDIFGANPYLGIKFKYTKWLFLPPEIIDRTRNNNYRIEKDIALEKGLELDEIIGMAKQVKF; encoded by the coding sequence ATGCCTAAAAAAGGTTCAGCAGAAGAAAGAGATTTAGTTCATAAACTTTGGGATAAGAATTTTGCAGCTATGAGGGCTCCAGCTTCTGGAGGTGCAACAAAAAGACCTCTGCCAGATGTTTTAGCTGGGAATGGGAAAGTATATTTAGCTATTGAAGTTAAAACTACAACCAAAGAGAAAATATATATTGATTCTCCGCAAATAGATGCTCTTTGTGAATTTTCTGATATTTTTGGTGCAAACCCATATCTTGGAATAAAATTCAAGTATACTAAATGGTTATTTTTACCTCCTGAAATAATTGATAGAACTCGAAATAATAATTATAGAATAGAAAAAGATATTGCTTTAGAAAAAGGATTAGAACTTGATGAAATAATTGGTATGGCTAAACAAGTTAAATTTTAA
- a CDS encoding CBS domain-containing protein, whose translation MSSRSLVKNYMTKDVISVKPYTPNADVIKLMKKTGHDGFPVIDDDEQIVGIVTAFDLLLKEWEELVQDIMSTEVVVAQQDMSINDASRVMFRQGISRLPVVGRDGRLNGIITNTDMVRSHIERSTPTKVNYFKKTLEQLYGIKTNLKRQKVSTDDLRPTQDKVYADELEGRTYELKRGLAEPAIVVKSGNRWILVDGHHRAVAARNLGCNEIDSYVIDLKKDLELGMEKTADKSGIHNFDDIEVIDDAQHPLIAITESLKKKTPEKMKPGKHWAKENEEIQK comes from the coding sequence ATGAGTAGTAGATCTTTGGTAAAAAATTATATGACAAAGGATGTTATTAGTGTAAAACCTTATACTCCTAATGCAGATGTTATAAAATTAATGAAAAAAACTGGGCACGACGGTTTCCCAGTTATTGATGATGATGAACAAATAGTCGGAATAGTTACTGCATTTGATCTTCTGTTAAAAGAATGGGAAGAGTTAGTTCAAGACATTATGTCAACTGAGGTAGTAGTTGCACAACAAGATATGTCTATCAATGACGCATCAAGAGTAATGTTCAGACAAGGAATATCCAGATTACCTGTTGTAGGAAGAGATGGGAGACTTAATGGAATTATAACCAATACCGATATGGTCAGATCCCATATAGAACGTTCTACACCTACTAAAGTAAATTATTTCAAAAAAACCTTAGAACAATTATATGGAATTAAAACAAATTTAAAACGGCAAAAAGTTAGTACAGATGATTTACGCCCTACACAAGATAAAGTTTATGCTGATGAGCTTGAAGGACGTACTTATGAGTTAAAAAGAGGATTAGCTGAACCTGCCATAGTTGTTAAAAGTGGAAATAGGTGGATATTAGTAGATGGCCATCATAGAGCTGTAGCAGCTAGAAATTTAGGTTGTAATGAAATTGATTCTTATGTCATAGATTTAAAAAAGGATTTAGAACTCGGTATGGAAAAAACAGCTGATAAATCTGGAATACATAACTTTGATGATATTGAAGTTATTGATGATGCTCAACATCCACTTATAGCTATTACTGAAAGTTTAAAGAAGAAAACTCCAGAAAAAATGAAACCTGGAAAACATTGGGCTAAAGAAAATGAAGAAATTCAAAAATAA
- the gatB gene encoding Asp-tRNA(Asn)/Glu-tRNA(Gln) amidotransferase subunit GatB, producing MKCGLEIHVQLKTDSKLFCDCPTNYKEAPANTNICPVCLNQPGAKPFPTNEKALENALTIALMLNCKIDKNITYFMRKHYDYPDLPSGYQRTSVPIGYEGDLNGIRIREIHMEEDPGQFKPDFGIVDFNRSGIPLVEIVTEPDMHSPEEARTFLRELIRVLNYSECARGEGTMRADVNISLEGGNRAEIKNINSIKGAYKALKFEMIRQKNLIKRGVEVKQETRAFLESQMITVAMRTKEDADDYRFIPDPDLPPIKVQESQLEEVAEAMPEAPHNKVKRFIEEYGIDEESAKTLTSELELANAYEEVVKSSDPKFAAMWMRDELKRVLTYNKLDFEDSGISSENIVELLNLLQNKEITTKAGQRIIENMPNNNKSPREIAEELGLIGVVKDDEVIEAAKDAINNNPEAAKDYKEGKGASLNFLVGQVMKATRGKADPGETVKILKSLLDKSA from the coding sequence ATGAAATGTGGACTTGAAATTCACGTACAATTAAAAACAGACTCAAAACTATTTTGTGATTGTCCTACTAATTACAAAGAAGCTCCAGCTAATACAAATATTTGTCCAGTTTGCTTAAATCAGCCAGGAGCAAAACCATTTCCAACTAACGAAAAAGCTCTTGAAAATGCTTTAACAATAGCTCTAATGTTAAATTGTAAAATAGACAAAAATATAACTTATTTTATGAGAAAACATTACGATTATCCGGATTTACCTTCAGGATATCAGAGAACTTCTGTTCCTATTGGATATGAAGGGGATTTAAATGGTATTAGAATTAGAGAGATTCATATGGAAGAAGATCCGGGACAATTCAAACCAGATTTTGGAATAGTTGACTTTAATAGATCTGGAATCCCTCTTGTAGAAATTGTTACAGAACCTGATATGCATTCTCCTGAAGAAGCTAGAACTTTCTTAAGAGAATTAATTCGTGTTCTAAATTACAGCGAATGCGCTCGTGGAGAAGGAACAATGCGAGCAGACGTTAATATATCTCTTGAAGGTGGAAATAGAGCAGAAATAAAGAATATTAACTCTATTAAAGGAGCTTATAAAGCGCTTAAATTCGAAATGATTAGGCAAAAGAACCTCATAAAAAGAGGTGTTGAAGTTAAACAAGAGACTCGAGCATTTTTAGAATCTCAAATGATAACTGTAGCTATGAGAACTAAAGAAGATGCTGATGATTATAGATTTATACCTGATCCTGACTTGCCTCCAATTAAAGTTCAAGAAAGTCAATTAGAAGAAGTAGCTGAAGCTATGCCTGAGGCACCACACAACAAAGTTAAAAGATTTATTGAAGAATATGGAATTGATGAAGAAAGTGCTAAAACTTTAACATCAGAACTTGAATTAGCTAATGCTTATGAAGAAGTAGTTAAATCTTCAGATCCTAAATTTGCAGCTATGTGGATGAGAGATGAACTTAAAAGAGTTTTAACTTATAATAAACTTGATTTTGAAGATAGTGGAATAAGTTCTGAAAATATTGTTGAGCTTTTAAATCTTCTTCAAAATAAAGAGATTACTACAAAAGCAGGTCAAAGAATAATTGAAAATATGCCAAATAATAATAAATCTCCAAGAGAAATAGCTGAGGAATTAGGATTAATCGGTGTTGTAAAGGATGATGAAGTAATCGAAGCTGCAAAAGATGCTATCAATAATAATCCTGAAGCTGCAAAAGATTATAAAGAAGGTAAAGGGGCTTCATTAAATTTTTTAGTTGGACAGGTTATGAAGGCAACTCGTGGAAAAGCAGATCCTGGAGAAACTGTTAAAATATTAAAAAGCTTACTTGATAAATCAGCTTAA